ACCTATGGTATTACAGTATATCAAGAGCAGGTAATGCTTTTGTCCCAAAAGTTAGCTGGATTTTCAAAAGGTGATGCCGATGTACTGCGGAAGGCCATGGGTAAGAAGCAAAAGGCTGTACTTGATAAGATGAAGCCTAAGTTTATTTCGCAGGCGGAGGAGAAGGGGCATAATGCTAAGGTCTTGGAAAAGATATGGACGGATTGGGAAGCTTTTGCGAGTTATGCATTTAACAAATCCCATTCCACATGTTATGCATGGGTGGCCTATCAAACAGCTTATTTGAAAGCACATTTTCCTGCTGAATATATGGCGGCTGTACTTTCTAACAATATGAATGATATTAAGCAAGTAACATTCTTTATGGAGGAATGTAAACGAATGGGCTTGCAGGTATTGGGGCCAGATGTGAATGAATCCTATTATAAGTTTACGGTAAATGAATCTGGAGCTATTCGTTTTGGAATAGGTGCGGTGAAAGGTGTTGGGGCAGGAGCGGTAGACGCTATCGTGCAAACACGGCAATCTGGATTGTATAAATCTGTTTTCGATATGGCTAAGCGTATTGATTTACGTGCTGTCAATAAAAAGGCATTTGAGAGCTTAGCTTATGCGGGGGGATTTGATAGTTTCGAAAATACACATCGTGCACAGTATTTCCACTCCGATGAAAATTCAACCGGCATGGAAAAGGCGATACGTTTTGGACAGCGTTATAAGGAAAATGAAAGTTCAGCCCAGGCAAGTCTTTTTGGTGTTGATGGTGGAGCTGAGTTACCGGAGCCCGTGTTGGCGCCATGTCCGCAATGGGGGTTAATTGAGAAGCTTAAATATGAAAAAGAGGTCATCGGTATATATCTAACCAGTCATCCATTGGATACCTATCGTTTTGAAATTGAGCATTTTTGTCAAAATTCGGTTTCAGACTTAGCATTGATTAATAAGGTTAAGGCGGCAGAGGTTGATGAAGAGACTTTACTTGAGTTCAATCGAATCAAAAACAAGGAATTGGTAATAGGGGGTATTATAGCTTCTGCAAACCATCGATTGACAAAGAATGGTAAGCCCTTTGCTTCTTTTATCATTGAAGATTATAGTGACTCCTATGATATGGCGGTATTTGGCGAAGAATATGTGAAATTAAAAGGATATTTGCAGGAAGGATACTTTGTTCAGTTAAGAGGCTTGGTACAGGAGCGTTTTAGACAAGTCGGAAATTGGGGCTTTGAGCTACGCAGTGTACAATTGCTTTCTGATCTTCGTGAAAAGATGGCTAAAAGTTTTACGATCAATATTCCTTTGCCTAAATTGAACGAAGCTTTTTTAGATGGAATTAAGGATATACTTGCGCAAAACGAGATCGAAGGTGTTGTGCCAAGTTGTCAATTGAAGTTTAAAATTTGGGATCCGCAGGATGAGATATCTGTCGAAATGCCAGCTAAAAGTCTGAAAATAAACCTTACAAATGAATTTTTGGATTGCATCGATAAGTTTGAAGGTATAAATTATCGACTGAACTAGTTTGGATTGGAATTTGTGTAATTAAGATTACAAATACATTAATAGTTGTTATTATCTTTGTTTATAGATTTTAGCAATTAAAAAAATATACACATAACTTCGGTTTATAAAAATTAAAAGATTATGGCATTAGAAATTACAGATAGCAACTTTGAAGAAGTTGTTTTAAAAGCAGACAAACCAGTATTAATCGATTTTTGGGCAGAGTGGTGTGGACCATGTCGTATGGTAGGTCCTGTAGTAGAGGAATTGGCGAAGGATTACGAGGGAAAAGCAGTTATAGGGAAAGTAAACGTGGATGAGAATCCAGAGATTTCAGTACGTTATGGAATTCGTAATATCCCTGCTTTGTTATTTTTCAAAAATGGTGAAATTGTTGATAAGCAAATCGGTGCTGTTCCAAAATCAGTATTGAACGAGAAATTAGAAAAACAATTAGCATAACTTAGTTAAAAACAAAAAAAAGCCTGAAATATTCTATTTCAGGCTTTTTTTTGTTTTTAAAATTCAGTTTTTTTGATTTTATCTCGATTTTTAATTGTTTTGCGTGTATATTTTGTTTGTTTTGGTTTATTTTATGTATTTTTTTTGTTTTTTACCGGGTGGAATGTGGTGTTTTTTAGTGTTTTGTATTTTTAGTATGATTTTATTGTTCATTTTAGCTTTTTTGTGTTTATTTTTTGATAAAAAATCAATTTTATTTGCATAAATCAATATTTTTTACTTCCTTTGAGTATTGAAATTGGTTTTCGAAAATAGTTTGTTTCGATTTTTTGATTTTGATGTTATTTTTTTTTGACTCGATGATTTAGGAGTTGTTTTTTTGAAAAAAAAAGAAATTGACAAAGATTTTCCCTTTCAAATACCCTAGATTATGCCTCGCGTTGCTCTCCGTAACGCGAGTTTTTTTTGAGGCTAAAGTATGGGTGAAAACAAAAGCGGCTATCCGAAAGGATAGCCGCTTTTTATTATTGACTAAATAAACTGAATTATTCAGCAATTACTTCGAAAGGAACTTGAACTTTCACTTCTTTGTGTAAGTTTAAGTTTGCGATGTATTCACCTACTTCTTTAGGTTCTACTTCGAAAGTGATACGACGACGATCTACATCAAAACCTTTTGCTTTCAATGCATCAGCAATCTGAATACTATTTACTTTACCAAAGATTTTACCAGATTCACCTGCTTTAGCACCAATTGAAAGTTTGATAGCTTCTAATTTACCAGCTAATTCAGTTGCGTCTTTTTTGATTTTGTCTTGTTTGAACTGAGCTTGTTTAATGTTCTCAGCTAAAACTTTCTTTGCAGATTCAGTCGCTTGGATTGCAAATCCTTGAGGGATTAAGTAGTTACGACCGAAACCTGGTTTTACATTAACGATATCGTTTTGCTCACCTAAGCCTTTGATATCCTGTTTTAAAATTACTTCCATTTTCTATCGTCCTCCTTATTTAATTGCATCAGCTAAGTAAGGTAACAAGCCGATGTGACGAGCACGTTTAACAGCTTGAGCTACTTTACGTTGAAATTTCAAAGATGTACCAGTTAAACGACGAGGTAAGATTTTACCTTGATCATTTACAAATTTCATCAAGAAGTTAGCATCTTTATAATCGATATATTTGATACCATTCTTTTTGAAACGACAGTATTTTTTACGGTTGTCCTCTACTTTAGGAGCAGTTACGTATTGGATATTTTCGTTAGCCATTAGTTTGCGCCCTCCTCAGTTTTAGTTTCAGCTTTTTTGTTGAATGCACCGCTACGTTTTTTCTCGTTGTAAGCTTTAGCATGTTTGTCTAAACTTACAGTCAAGAAACGCATAATGCGCTCATCACGTTTGTATTCAACCTCTAATTTATTGATTAATTCACCTGGAGCCTTGAATTCAGTTAAGTGATAAAATCCAGTAGTTTTTTTCTGGATTGGATACGCTAATTTTTTCAAACCCCAATTGTCTTCAGCGACAATCTCGGCTCCGCCTTCTGTTAAGATGTTTTTGAATTTTGCGATTACTTCTTTCGCAGCATCATCAGAAAGCAACGGGGTAAGAACGATTACAGATTCGTACTGTTGCATTGTGTTAATTAATTTTGTTGTTTAAAAACCCACTTTTGTGGAAGTGCAAATGTAGGTATTATATTGTTATGTTGCAAAGCATTAAAACAAAAAAGTTTAGATCCTCAAAAGGATCTAAACTTTTCCAAAGTGTACGCTACGATATCTACTTTATTTTTTTTAATTCTTCTTTTATCGTAACCTTTGTTTTTGTGCTTATGCTGACTAAGGGGAGGCGTAATGTATCTTTTCCAATACCCAATTCCTGAAGTATATATTTTACGCCAGCGGGATTTCCTTCAATAAAACATAGTTCGGTAATATCCAATAGCTCTTGATGTATCGATCTTGCGTCAATATAATTCCCTTCGGCACATAGTGTTGTTAAGGTTGCTACTTTTTTCGGTAAAGCATTTCCGATGACTGAAATGATGCCGGCAGCACCAAGAGCCATCATTGGCAACGTAACAGGATCATCACCAGAAATTAGTAGGAAATCTTTTGGTTTATCCCGTAAGATTTCACTGAGCTGAGCAAAGTTACCCGAAGCTTCTTTGATAGCGACGATATTTAAAAAATCATTCGCTAATCGTAATGTTGTCTGTGCAGAAATATTGCTTCCTGTACGTCCAGGTACATTGTATAAAATAATAGGCAGGGGAGATGCCGATGCAACAGCTTTATAGTGTTGATAAATTCCCTCTTGAGTTGGTTTGTTGTAATATGGAGAAACCGATAGAATCGCACAAAATCCAGTGGAATCAAAATTTTTGATTTGCTCCACAATTTCGGCCGTATTATTTCCACCAATTCCAGCAACCAAGGGTAGTCTACCGTTCACGCGCTTGACAGTAAAATCCCAGATGCGCTTTCGTTCATCATTGGTTAAAGTGGCAACTTCTCCAGTTGTACCTAAAGAAACCAAATAATCCATACCTTCGTTGATTTGCAAGTCAATTAGCTGACCTAATGCTTCGAAATCAACAGATCCATCTGAGTTAAAAGGAGTGACTAATGCTACTCCTGCGCCGTGAAGCTCGTTCATCTTGTTTTTGTATTTATATAAATTTAATTAAAAAAACTTACTCGGGATTAATGAGTTCAAATAGTTCTTTATCATTAATCATCGGGATACCCAATTTTTCTGCTTTCGCTAGTTTGGACGGTCCCATTTTATCTCCCGCTATGAGATAGCTTAATTTGGCAGAAATGGAAGATAACATCTTTCCGCCATGACTCTCAATCAATGCCGCCAATTCTTCCCGCGAATGGTTTGCAAAGACACCGGATATTAAAAAAGTCTTTCCTTCCAGTGCGTTGCTGGTCAAAACGATTTCTTTTTCCTTAATTTCAAAATTTAAGCCGTAATTTCTTAAAGCCCTAATCTGTTCTTGATGAATTGGATTGTCTAAATATTCTTTAACACTCTCCGCAATGCGACGTCCAATATCTTGTACTCCTTCGATTTCCTCTGTTGAAGCTTGCGCTAGTGCATCAATATTTTTGAAATGCAGTGCTAGTTTTTTTGCGATCGTTTCACCAACGTGACGTATACCCAAAGAGAATAGTACCTTTTCAAACGGTTTTTCTTTGGATTTTTCAATGCCTTTCAGCATATTTTCTATGGATTTCCGACCGAAACGTTCCAGCTGCTGTAAGTCTTCCTGATGGTCTTTTAGTCCATAAATATCAACGATATTATGTAATAAACCTTTTTTGAAGAAGTTGTCAACTGTTTCGTCGCCCATACCTTCGATGTCCATCATTTTGCGTCCGATAAAATGCTGCATTTTACCAACAATTTGTGGGGGACACCCTGTTTCATTAGGGCAGTAGTGTACCGCTTCGCCATCTTGGCGTATGAGTTCTGAGCCACATTCGGGACATGATGTTGGGTAGACAAAGCTTGTTGATCCATGCAATCTCTTGGTATGATTAACGCCAATAATTTTGGGTATGATTTCGCCCCCCTTTTCCACAAATACTGTATCATGTTCGTGCAGATCCAGGCGAGCAATTTCATTTGCATTGTGTAAGGATGCACGTTTGACGGTAGTCCCTGCCAATAGTACAGGTTGCAGATTGGCAACAGGTGTGACAGCGCCGGTACGTCCAACTTGATAACTAATCGAGTTTAGAGTGGTTTCTACACACTCTGCTTTGAATTTATAGGATATTGCCCACCGTGGATTTTTGGCCGTAAAGCCAAGTTCTTCCTGTTGCGCATAATCATTTACTTTAATCACAATTCCATCAATTTCATAACCAAGATTATGGCGTTCGACCTCCCAATAATCGATAAATGCAAAAACCTCGGTTAATGTACTGCATTTTCTGCTGTGCTCACTGATGTGGAATCCCCAGTCCTTGACATGGTTTAAGCTATTCCAGTGATCGTGAAATAGATTTGTTCTATTGTCGCAGTATAAAAAGTAAAGGAAACAGTCTAATGGCCGCTTCGCAACCTCTGCAGAGTCTTGCAGTTTGATCGTTCCGGAGGCGAAATTTCTCGGATTGGCATACATTGGCTCCGCGTTATCTTCGCGCTCTTTGTTCAAACGCAGAAAAGCTGATTTATGCATAAATATTTCTCCGCGTATTTCGAATTGCGCAGGATAAGCTCCTTCTTTCAGTTTGATGGGAATTGATCGGATTGTCTTAACATTGTTGGTAACCACATCGCCCTGCGTGCCATCGCCACGAGTAACCGCCTTACTTAGCTTGCCATTTTCATAAGTCAAGCTGATGGATAAACCATCGAATTTTAATTCACAGACGTACTCAAACTGATCGCCGATGATTTTGCGGATACGCTGGTCGAAATCAAGCAATTCCTCCTGACTGTATGTATTGCCTAAAGAGAGCATGGGCCAGCGATGTCTTTCCGTTTGAAATCGGGAAGTTATATCTCCGCCAACACGCTGTGTAGGAGAATTGGGATCGGCAAACGCTGGATATTGAGCTTCCAGGGCTTCGAGCTCCTTTAGTTTAAGGTCGAAGTCATAGTCAGAAATAACACTGCTCGCCAATACATAGTATTGGTAGTTATACTGATTGAGTTCTGCGGTTAAGTCTTTTATCTTTTTTTCAATATCCATCGCCAACATTTTGCAAAATTACAAATAAAAAGTACGTTTAAATAAAATAAATAAAGAATCTTGCTATAATGACTGCTTTATTTTTAAAATGCGTTTTTCTGCATTTTATATTTTGGGGAAATGAGAAGCTATTTAAAATCACTTGGATTCAGCTGAGAAAATTTATGTTTCCTATTCATGTAAAAATCCACAATGATGGACTTATTGTACTGCCCCTTTGTATTTCCCCTGTGGTTGTATTTTTTACGTTTTTTAGCATTTTTAAAAATATTTAAGAAGAAATACTGATGCGCGCGGCTGATTGCCCAGGCATCTTTGGGTTTGCGATCGATAAGGAATTTGCCAAGCGCAGCAAAATCAAACCATAGTCGGATGAAAATAATAAATATCGCTTTACCTAAGGGCAAGTTCTTTTGCAGCATAACCATATTATTCCTAAAATTAAGATAGGTTTTTTTTGGATTGCTAGCGTTGAGCGTTCCGCCCCCAACGTGGTAAACAATAGATTTAGGGCAATAGCCAATGCCATAGCCCATCTTTTTCAATCGCCAGCACAAGTCAATTTCTTCCATATGCGCAAAGAAATCTTCATCTAGCCCCTCCGCCGCCTCCCAAGCTTCCGAACGGATAAAAAGTGCAGCTCCAGAGGCCCAGAAGATCTCTGATTCCTCCTCGTACTGTCCTTCGTCGTCTTCCACTTCATGTAGGATTCTACCTCTGCAGAAAGGAAATCCAAAGTAATCCAAATATCCCCCAGCTGCTCCAGCATGTTCAAACTTCTGCTTATCATGGAATGAACGTATTTTGGGCTGTGCTGCTGCCAGGGAAGGGTTTCTTTCCAAGTATTCAATCACGGGTTCAATCCAGTTTTGGCTCACTTCGACATCCGAATTCAGGAGTACATAGTAATCAGCATCTACACGCTGCAGTATTTTGTTATAACCTCCTGCGAAGCCATAGTTTTTATCATTTTCAAGTATAGTAATCGTCGGATAGTACTGTTTCACAAATGAAATTGAATCATCATCGGAGGCATTGTCTCCAATGACAAATTCGACATTCGGATACGAACTATTATATACGGATGGCAAAAATTTTTCCAGGAAAAATCGACCATTCCAATTGAGGATAACGACAGCTACTTTGGGTAATTTACTCATTTTCTACGTTTTCTTTTCCAGCGATTATGTGACCATAACCAATATTCTGGGTTTTCACGAATAAGCTGTTCAGCAAATTGATTGTGTATATCGGTAATTTCATGCTCGCCAAAGCCACTTGGATCTTCGATTAAAGTAACGAATTTACAGAAATACTGCCCTCTTTTGGGCTTTCTTCCGATATAACAATAGACCACAGGTGCTTTACTTATTCTAGAAAGTCTTTCGGCTCCTGTATAGACCAATGTTTCCTGATTTAGCCAATTAATAAAATAATCGGAATCCGAATACAGCGGTGTTTGATCCGCAACGAGTATACTGATATTGGGCTGGCCCTTCAACTTGACGATATGACGGAGTATTTGTTTCATTGGTACCATTTCGGCACCAAACCGGCCCCGCATGCCATTGTAAACCTTGTCAATATCTTTGTTATTGAGTGGTTTGTATACAATCAACGTTGGAAAGTTTGTGATTAAACTCAAACGGTGAATACCAAGCTCCCAGTTGGCATAATGCGACGTTACCCCAATGACATTCTTGCCGGCCTCAAGATGTCTTGTCAATTCCTCCTCATTTTCCAACATCATTCTTTGCTTCACTTCCTCAGCAGTAATTGTTTTTAATTTAATCGACTCGACAAGGAGGTCCGGAAAAAAACGGTAAAACTTTTTAGCAATTAGAAGTCGCTCTTTATCCGTTTTTTCAGGAAAAGCATTTTTTAAATTCTGAAATACAATATTCTTCCTATAGCCAATCATATAGTAGAGTATGTAATAAAGCCCATCGGAGATCAAATACAGAAACCAATAGGGGAGAAGAGATATAATATAGATTAATGCGTTTAACGCTTTTTGTTTCATGCTATAGCTAAAATTCCCAGTTGTTCTTTACAAATATCCTTAATTTAAGTTATTTTTGCGTCACTTATAACAAAAATCATCAGTTTTTATGGAATCGCAGTTATTACTTCCCGCATGTTATCTTCCACCGATATCTTACTTTCATACGATACAAGAGCATAATCTTAATTTAGTCATCGAGAAATATGAGCATTTTCAAAAGCAAAGTTATCGTACAAGAGCACGTATTGCTTCTGCGAATGGTGTGCAGGATTTGATTGTACCGATTCAACATGGCAATAAAGATCGTGTTCCGATGAAAGATATTCGTATAAGTTATGAGTTTGACTGGCAGCGTCTACACTGGCTAAGTATTCAGACTGCTTATCGTAGTTCTGCTTATTTTGAGTACTATGAAGATGATTTTATACATTTTTACGAAGCGAAATTCGACTATCTTTTAGATTTTAATGTGGCTCAGTTGGAACTGCTTCTTAAATCTATCAAGCTTAAGCGCGCTGTGAATTTTACCCAAGAGTACGTGGCAGCTCCAGCGGATACGATCGATTATCGTAATGCTATACATCCCAAAAAGAAAAGTATATTGGCTAATCCAAAAGAGTATTATCAAGTTTTTTCAGATAAGAATGGATTCTACCCCGATCTAAGTATAATCGATTTGCTCTTCAATCAAGGGCCACAATCAAAAAGTTATCTATAATCGCCCATATTCTTTGAACAAAATACGTTTTATATTGTTGTTATTCAGTATAAAACGTATTTAAATGAAACGAATCCTATTAAGTTTTATTTTGCTCGGTGCTATTTGTGCCAGTGCTTTCGCTCAAGGGGGCGTTGACACGATACATTATAGAAAAGTATACTATTGGGGAACGACAGGTATGGGTTTTCCTATTGGAAAAACAAAAGAGATACTTTCGCCAAAATTTTCTGGAAGTATTGGCTTGGATATTTCCCTGAAAGATCCAAAGTTTTTTGTGTCTCCCACACTGTACACCCTTTCGTTTAAGTACAGACAACCCTTGATTGATCCGGATTTCGAATATCGGTTAGAAGATGCCAATACGAATTTCTATACGTTATCATTTTCTGGAGGTATTAGAAAGCAGATGCGCCGACTAAATATGTATGGTTTTGTAGGGCCTGGTGTTGGTCTGACAAGTGAGCCGAGAGCACGTGTGCTTGCTGATCAGAAGCTTGTTAAGATGGAGAGTAAAAATCACCTGAATTTCTCCAGTAAAATAGGCGCTGGCGCTGACTACAAGTTTAATGGATTCTTTTTAGGTTTGGAGCTCGGCTATCTTCATAATTTTAGAAAAATACAGAATATCCCTGTCAATATCTTCACCGTCATGGTGGGATTAAAATCCGATATTACGCAGATTGGAGACAAAGTCATTGATGTCATCGGTATAGATGGTTCCATCAGCGGAAAAAAAGACAAAAAGTAAATTATTGTTTTAAGATCTGAATGGTATCTCCGACGTGTGCTTCAGCATCGCTTCCAATTTTTTTAACTTTTTCTGTTTGTTCAACCGCTACTGCGAATGCGGAAGGTACAATGCCTGAGCCAAATTTAATGGCATAAAATTTAGTGAATTCTGCGCCAAAGTACAATATAGCAGCTGAATAGTAGATCCATAATAGCATAACGATGATGGATCCTGCAGCTCCATAAAAACTAGCCGTGGATGAAACGTTGAGATAGATTGAAATACCATATCTACCTAGCATAAAAAGTAGTCCTGTAAAGATGGCTCCACCGAGCATATCTCTGAATTTTACCTTAGCATCGGGAAGGAAGGAGAAGATATATCCGAATAAGATGACAATGACTGAAAAGGTGATGCCTGTATTTACCCAAGAAATAAGGGAAATTGGAATAAAGGGAAAATACGTCATCACTAAATTGGTCACTGCGACAATAAGTCCATTGATCATCAGTGAGGCAATAAGTAAAAATCCCAAGGCAATCACGATAGAAAAAGAGATCAATCTGTTGATGATCAGTTTGAGCCATCCTTTTTTCGGCTTGGGTTTTACTTTCCAGATATTATTAATCGAATCCTGTATATCAACGAATAAGGTCGTGGAAGATAGGATCAATGTAACAATACCTATCGTGATTCCCATATTGGATTTATTTTCGAATGTGATCTTCTGCAGATAAGACTGAATTTGGGTAGTTACGTCCTGTCCAAAAAGTACCATGACCTCTTCCAACACCTGATCTTGGGCCGAAGATCCGCTTTGAAGATGTTCTCCGTAAAAAAATCCTATACACCAGATCACGATCATAAGAAGTGGTCCGATGGAGAAAACTGTGTAATAAGCAAGTGAAGCACTCTTCTTCATGCATTTGTCATCATTAAACCCATTAAATGCATCCACTAAAACATGCCAAATGTCTCTCCAATAAACGAGTGTAAATAAATTTCTAAGTGTAATGTGCTTCATAATACGATGATCAGTCCCAATAATCGTGCAAATTGTTATTCTTGGTTCTGTTCCTGATACAATTTGTCGATCGCCGTTTCGTTCTCTTTTAAAATAATCTTTCGTTTTAAACTCAATTTTGGGGTTAATTGACCGTCATTAATGGTCCATTCCTTCGGAAGTATAATGAATTTCTTAACAATTTCCCAATGTCCAAAATTAGTGGATAACCGGTTAATTTCATCCTGATATTTTTGGATTACCTCCGAATTTTTAATGAGTTCTTCATTTGATGATAGGTTGATCCCTTTTTGACTTGCCCATTTGGACAGCACATCAAATGCCGGAACGATTAAAGCTCCGGGAAATTTTCTGTTTTCGCCAAAAACCATCACTTGTCCTATTAAAGTGGATTCCATGAGCTTATTTTCAATGGATTGTGGAGCGATATATTTGCCGCCGGCAGTTTTGAACATTTCCTTCTTGCGGTCGGTGATTTTAAGAAAACCATCGGCTGTGATTTCTCCAATATCACCTGTTTTGAAAAATCCTTGATCGTCAAAAGCTTCTTTGGTAGCATCTTCATTTTTGTAATAGCCTATGGTAATACTCGGGCCTTTCACTAGGATTTCTCCGTCTTCAGCGATCTTTACCTCTAAATTTTTAAGGGGTTTACCCACAGTTCCAAATTTTAATCCATTTTGTAAGTAAGAATTGACGGCGATTACGGGAGAAGTTTCAGTCAGCCCATATCCTTCAAGTACTTTAAGTCCAGCCGCCCAAAATACACGCGCTAACCGTTCTTGAAGGGCAGCGCCGCCGGACACGATAATCTTAATATTTCCTCCAAGCGCTTCTTGCCATTTTGAGAATATCAGTTTTCTTGCAATCGCAAGTTTAAGATTATAAAGCGCTCCATTATGTTCAGGTTCTTGGAATTTCAAACCTAAATTAACAGCCCAGAAGAAGATTTTCTTTTTTACACCAGTTAGCGCTTTCCCCTTTTCAATGATCTTGTCATATACTTTTTCCAGTACTCGAGGTACGGTGGTGAATAAATCTGGTTTAACATCGTTGATGTCCGCAACAACGTTGTCTAGGTTTTCCGAAAAATAAATCTGAATACCTTTGGAATAGTACATGTAGACTACCATGCGTTCAAAAATATGGCATAAAGGCAGGAAGCTTAATGCCGTTTTGAAGTCGGCCCGGATCAGGTGGTTGCAAGCCAAGACATTACTGTACACATTTTTGTGTGAGAGATAGACTCCCTTGGGACGCCCAGTGGTTCCTGAAGTATAGATCAAAGTTAACAGATCATCTTCCGTTACAGCATCGCGAAATGGCGTTAAATCGGTGATGTCATCTTTGGTAGTTTCGATGAATGCTCTTAGGTGCGTATAATTTTCGATAGCATCAAATGTATACAATTGTGGGTGAATTCCATGCTCGTTGATCGCTTGTTCAATACGGTCTGTTAACTCCCTGTTGCTAACAAATAGGACGTTTACATCTG
The genomic region above belongs to Sphingobacterium zeae and contains:
- the trxA gene encoding thioredoxin, which codes for MALEITDSNFEEVVLKADKPVLIDFWAEWCGPCRMVGPVVEELAKDYEGKAVIGKVNVDENPEISVRYGIRNIPALLFFKNGEIVDKQIGAVPKSVLNEKLEKQLA
- the rplI gene encoding 50S ribosomal protein L9 codes for the protein MEVILKQDIKGLGEQNDIVNVKPGFGRNYLIPQGFAIQATESAKKVLAENIKQAQFKQDKIKKDATELAGKLEAIKLSIGAKAGESGKIFGKVNSIQIADALKAKGFDVDRRRITFEVEPKEVGEYIANLNLHKEVKVQVPFEVIAE
- the rpsR gene encoding 30S ribosomal protein S18, whose product is MANENIQYVTAPKVEDNRKKYCRFKKNGIKYIDYKDANFLMKFVNDQGKILPRRLTGTSLKFQRKVAQAVKRARHIGLLPYLADAIK
- the rpsF gene encoding 30S ribosomal protein S6 gives rise to the protein MQQYESVIVLTPLLSDDAAKEVIAKFKNILTEGGAEIVAEDNWGLKKLAYPIQKKTTGFYHLTEFKAPGELINKLEVEYKRDERIMRFLTVSLDKHAKAYNEKKRSGAFNKKAETKTEEGAN
- the dapA gene encoding 4-hydroxy-tetrahydrodipicolinate synthase, whose translation is MNELHGAGVALVTPFNSDGSVDFEALGQLIDLQINEGMDYLVSLGTTGEVATLTNDERKRIWDFTVKRVNGRLPLVAGIGGNNTAEIVEQIKNFDSTGFCAILSVSPYYNKPTQEGIYQHYKAVASASPLPIILYNVPGRTGSNISAQTTLRLANDFLNIVAIKEASGNFAQLSEILRDKPKDFLLISGDDPVTLPMMALGAAGIISVIGNALPKKVATLTTLCAEGNYIDARSIHQELLDITELCFIEGNPAGVKYILQELGIGKDTLRLPLVSISTKTKVTIKEELKKIK
- the ligA gene encoding NAD-dependent DNA ligase LigA; amino-acid sequence: MLAMDIEKKIKDLTAELNQYNYQYYVLASSVISDYDFDLKLKELEALEAQYPAFADPNSPTQRVGGDITSRFQTERHRWPMLSLGNTYSQEELLDFDQRIRKIIGDQFEYVCELKFDGLSISLTYENGKLSKAVTRGDGTQGDVVTNNVKTIRSIPIKLKEGAYPAQFEIRGEIFMHKSAFLRLNKEREDNAEPMYANPRNFASGTIKLQDSAEVAKRPLDCFLYFLYCDNRTNLFHDHWNSLNHVKDWGFHISEHSRKCSTLTEVFAFIDYWEVERHNLGYEIDGIVIKVNDYAQQEELGFTAKNPRWAISYKFKAECVETTLNSISYQVGRTGAVTPVANLQPVLLAGTTVKRASLHNANEIARLDLHEHDTVFVEKGGEIIPKIIGVNHTKRLHGSTSFVYPTSCPECGSELIRQDGEAVHYCPNETGCPPQIVGKMQHFIGRKMMDIEGMGDETVDNFFKKGLLHNIVDIYGLKDHQEDLQQLERFGRKSIENMLKGIEKSKEKPFEKVLFSLGIRHVGETIAKKLALHFKNIDALAQASTEEIEGVQDIGRRIAESVKEYLDNPIHQEQIRALRNYGLNFEIKEKEIVLTSNALEGKTFLISGVFANHSREELAALIESHGGKMLSSISAKLSYLIAGDKMGPSKLAKAEKLGIPMINDKELFELINPE
- a CDS encoding glycosyltransferase family 2 protein, translating into MSKLPKVAVVILNWNGRFFLEKFLPSVYNSSYPNVEFVIGDNASDDDSISFVKQYYPTITILENDKNYGFAGGYNKILQRVDADYYVLLNSDVEVSQNWIEPVIEYLERNPSLAAAQPKIRSFHDKQKFEHAGAAGGYLDYFGFPFCRGRILHEVEDDEGQYEEESEIFWASGAALFIRSEAWEAAEGLDEDFFAHMEEIDLCWRLKKMGYGIGYCPKSIVYHVGGGTLNASNPKKTYLNFRNNMVMLQKNLPLGKAIFIIFIRLWFDFAALGKFLIDRKPKDAWAISRAHQYFFLNIFKNAKKRKKYNHRGNTKGQYNKSIIVDFYMNRKHKFSQLNPSDFK
- a CDS encoding lysophospholipid acyltransferase family protein codes for the protein MKQKALNALIYIISLLPYWFLYLISDGLYYILYYMIGYRKNIVFQNLKNAFPEKTDKERLLIAKKFYRFFPDLLVESIKLKTITAEEVKQRMMLENEEELTRHLEAGKNVIGVTSHYANWELGIHRLSLITNFPTLIVYKPLNNKDIDKVYNGMRGRFGAEMVPMKQILRHIVKLKGQPNISILVADQTPLYSDSDYFINWLNQETLVYTGAERLSRISKAPVVYCYIGRKPKRGQYFCKFVTLIEDPSGFGEHEITDIHNQFAEQLIRENPEYWLWSHNRWKRKRRK
- a CDS encoding WbqC family protein; amino-acid sequence: MESQLLLPACYLPPISYFHTIQEHNLNLVIEKYEHFQKQSYRTRARIASANGVQDLIVPIQHGNKDRVPMKDIRISYEFDWQRLHWLSIQTAYRSSAYFEYYEDDFIHFYEAKFDYLLDFNVAQLELLLKSIKLKRAVNFTQEYVAAPADTIDYRNAIHPKKKSILANPKEYYQVFSDKNGFYPDLSIIDLLFNQGPQSKSYL
- a CDS encoding outer membrane beta-barrel protein, which gives rise to MKRILLSFILLGAICASAFAQGGVDTIHYRKVYYWGTTGMGFPIGKTKEILSPKFSGSIGLDISLKDPKFFVSPTLYTLSFKYRQPLIDPDFEYRLEDANTNFYTLSFSGGIRKQMRRLNMYGFVGPGVGLTSEPRARVLADQKLVKMESKNHLNFSSKIGAGADYKFNGFFLGLELGYLHNFRKIQNIPVNIFTVMVGLKSDITQIGDKVIDVIGIDGSISGKKDKK